ACGTGTTGATCACCTGACCGGCGGACAGCGTCTGACCGGGATCCATCCTCATATCCAACGGACCGTCCTCCCGGAAACTAAACCCGCGATGCGGGGTATCCAATTGCCGTGAGGATACGCCCAAATCGCATAATATTCCCGAAACTTGCGTGATTTGCAGGGAATCGAGAATCCGGTCAATGTCGGAAAACGAACCCTGGATCAAGGTCAACCGGGAACGAAAGGGATCTAACCACCCGCGTGCCGCATCAAGAGCGTCCGGATCCCGATCGATGCCTACCAGGCGGGCTTTCCCCGAAAGAACAAGAAAAAGCGCACGAGCATGACCACCTCCCCCCACCGTACAATCCACATAAATTCCATCCGAACGGTGTGCCAGACAGCGGCAAACCTCACCAGTCATGACCGGCCGATGAAAGCGGTATTTATTCATATGCCGGTATCCATCAAGCCTTTACCGATTTCCTCATACCGTCCTTCCATTTCTGTGGAGTAGCGGTTCCATCCCTCTTCGGACCAGATTTCAATGCGGGTTCCCGTACCCACTACCATGGCCTTCCGCTTCAGGTTGGCACGTTCTCGGAGCGGCCGGGGAATCATGATCCGTCCCAGGGGATCGGGACTGACTGAAGCGGCGTTGGCCAAAAATATCCGGGAAAAACTCCGACCTTCCTCTCTGGTAAGGGGTAGAGAAGCTATGCTTCGATACAGGCGTTCCCACTCTTCCTGGATAAAGACAAAGATACACCCTTCCAGCCCCCGCGTGAGATAGATCGTATCCGAGAGGTTTTTACGGAAATCATCTGGTATAATGATTCTGCCCTTGTTATCGATGGAACGCTGATGATGACCAAGAAACATGGGGACTCTCCAAACACCCACCTTTTTCCACATTCTATCACTTATTCCCACAAATTGATAGATCAACTCCCTTTTTCGCTAGTTTTCCAGATAATTTCGTAGGTTGGGGAGCCGGTTCAGAAACAGGCGAGCATTAGCGAGGAGTAGCCAGTCAGTGCCCTGCGGCTCCGAACATCCCCATCACCGTTTTTTTACAGAGCACCAAGAATGAGTTTGCAGAAGGAATCTTGATTCTGCTGCAATAAGTAATTTTGCTGCAAAAGAACGAAGAAAGCCCGGGCCTGAGTTGCCTGAATCAGCCGCCGAAATCACCGCATTTTCGAAGTAAATATGCCAAGGATGCCCTTTTCAGCATCACTGTAACCAGACGTGGTCATTGATGCGTGCGATAAAACACCAGATGAGGCGGGGCTGAGGGCAACGGGGCCTTGCTGAAATGAGTTTTTGCAGCAAAATCAATCTTCGAATGTGAAGAGGCAGAGGAGTGATGACGACCGTCAGGCTTGGATAAACCGGCCTTCCTGGCCGGATAATGCCAGGCGGAATTCATCCCAAGAGAGACGGTTCATTGAGAACGTGGTGGTGACACAACCGATGTCTGCCAGACAATGCGCATCGGAGGAGCGAAGCAGGGAGACACCTCTTAGAGAAAAACGGCTTCCGGCCGTGCCGGTATCCATCCGACGGGACACTTCCAGGGCGGGGACTTTCAGGTCCGGTGGAATGAAGCCCAGAACCTGAATGATGCTGTAGGAAGGCTGGTCGATATGAGCAGGGATCGGGATACCCCCAAACCGCTCAACCCGGCAAAATACTTCTTCGATACTTAAGGTGAGAGAACGGGTCAGGAGATGATCTTTTTTTTCCAGGATAGTTCCATCCTCGCCAACGACCCACTCTTCCCCCCAAATCGACTCATCCAGGGGGAATCGGGGTAGATGCCGCTCAACCTCCCAGGAAAAACCCCGGAGCGCTGTGAGGTCCGGAAAATAACACAGGCAGTGAATTTCCTCTCCGGTTTCGACTTCCATCCCGGGCACTACCCAAACACCAAATCGCTCGCCGAGAGCGACGGTGACGGCGGTGTTGTCAGAGGTGTTATGATCGGTCACCGCAATCATATCGATTTTCTTGGTCAGGGCCTCCAGGATAATCAGCGGGGGAAGCATTTCCCGCTCGGCACAGGGAGAAAGGACACTATGGATATGAAGATCCGCTTGAAACAACAACCTCATCTATGCTTTCTGGCACCGGGAATACCCAGTCCCGAGAGAACGGCAACGGCTTGATAGCTGGTCATGGCTGTCCGCAAAAGGACAACTCCCTCCTGGCGGGCTTTCGCAAGTGTCTGTTCATTGTGTTCCTGACTGTTGGCGATCACGACGGCGGCCATATCCGTCAACACCGCGACGGCAACAATGTTCGGATGAGATTGGATCGTCACCCAAACACATCCCTCAAACGCGTTGGCGATACAATCACTGAGCAGGTCACCACAATAACCGCCGGTTATTTCCCTCTGCCGGTTGGCGTCCACCAGAATTTCCGCCTGAAGCGGTTCAATGATATCATGAACCCTCAATGGTCTTTTTTCCCCTTTCATCATTCTTCATGGTCTGTGGAATTTTGTTGGCCAGGTCAAATATTTCCCGGGACAATTCAAGCATCTTTTCCCGTAACAGAAAAGGACAGTCGATTTCCTGAGCTTTTTCCCGGACAACGTCTTCGGCCAGGGAACGGCAGGTGGGAGAACCGCACGCTCCGCAATCCAAACCAGGGAGTCGGTCCAGGATTTTTTCGATGATTTGATACTTTTCAAGAGCTCTTTTATAGTCCTGATCCAATTTCAGGATATCTCTGGCTATAAAAGGTTTTTTCCGACGGAAGGCATCTTGTCTGGCCAGTTTATCCCATTCTTTTTCTTCAATCGCCTGAAACACGGAATATTTCCTGATCAGGCGATTGACGTTGACTTTGGCCAGGAAGGGGTTTTGAACCGCCAACACGCCACCGATGCATCCTCCGACACAGGCCTGAGCTTCGCAGTACACAAGATTGTTGAGTTCGCCCATTTCAATCTTTTCAAAAACGGACATAACGTCATGAATGCCGTCAACGGCGACATACTCGCCCTCATCCAGTGATTCCTGTTCCCCGCCTGAACGGGCCCAGCCAATTCCTTTCCAGCTCGCTCGCTGGATACCGGAAATATCCTGCAACTTTTCAGTCATATTGATGATCAAAGGATAAATCTTGGCCATGGAAATCGCACCGTCTATCCTTTCGAGATCTCCAACGCTTTGCCGTATTTCCGTAACCTTGGCCGGGCAGGGGGTAATGAAAAAAACCCCGATTTCTTCGGGAGAAAATCCTTTCTCCAGCGCCCGGGACCGGGCGATACGGGCCGCAACCCCCAAGGGTGAATCAAGGGGGAGAAGATTGCCGGTTAGTGAAGGAAACTTTTCTTCTGCCAGACGAACTACCGCCGGACAGGCCGAAGAAATGAGAGGTGGCGGAAGATGGCCACTCCGCAGGATTTTTTTGATTTCTTCGGCAAGAATCTCCGCTCCGCGGGCCACTTCGTATACATCGGAAAACCCAAGTTCCAGCAGTCCGTACAGAAGTTTTCCCAGGGTAAACCCGGTGGAAAATTGCGCGTAAAAAGCGGGAGCGGGAAGAGCGATGGAATAACGATAATGCCCGATCGCTTCGAGGGGATCAGACTGGGCGTATTTCGCGTGGTTGGGACAGGTCCTGATACATTCTCCGCAATCGATGCACCGCTCTTCGTCTATCCTGGCTTTGCCTCCTTTGACCCGGATGGCCTCGGTCGGACACCGCCGGATACAATGGGTACATCCCTTGCATTTTTCCTCATCGAGGAGAACCGAATGACATAGCTTCTCCTTCAAACTCCACCACCATTTTTCACGGAGTTCAGGAAAAAATCCATCATGACCCGGGTCCCTTCCCCAACCCTGGAATCGATTTCTATCCGATCGGAACATTTCCTCATGTTCGCCAATCCGTAACCCGCTCCAAAACCCATTTCCCGAA
The DNA window shown above is from Atribacteraceae bacterium and carries:
- the mraZ gene encoding division/cell wall cluster transcriptional repressor MraZ translates to MWKKVGVWRVPMFLGHHQRSIDNKGRIIIPDDFRKNLSDTIYLTRGLEGCIFVFIQEEWERLYRSIASLPLTREEGRSFSRIFLANAASVSPDPLGRIMIPRPLRERANLKRKAMVVGTGTRIEIWSEEGWNRYSTEMEGRYEEIGKGLMDTGI
- a CDS encoding [Fe-Fe] hydrogenase large subunit C-terminal domain-containing protein, which codes for MKEKLCHSVLLDEEKCKGCTHCIRRCPTEAIRVKGGKARIDEERCIDCGECIRTCPNHAKYAQSDPLEAIGHYRYSIALPAPAFYAQFSTGFTLGKLLYGLLELGFSDVYEVARGAEILAEEIKKILRSGHLPPPLISSACPAVVRLAEEKFPSLTGNLLPLDSPLGVAARIARSRALEKGFSPEEIGVFFITPCPAKVTEIRQSVGDLERIDGAISMAKIYPLIINMTEKLQDISGIQRASWKGIGWARSGGEQESLDEGEYVAVDGIHDVMSVFEKIEMGELNNLVYCEAQACVGGCIGGVLAVQNPFLAKVNVNRLIRKYSVFQAIEEKEWDKLARQDAFRRKKPFIARDILKLDQDYKRALEKYQIIEKILDRLPGLDCGACGSPTCRSLAEDVVREKAQEIDCPFLLREKMLELSREIFDLANKIPQTMKNDERGKKTIEGS